Proteins encoded in a region of the Triticum dicoccoides isolate Atlit2015 ecotype Zavitan chromosome 3A, WEW_v2.0, whole genome shotgun sequence genome:
- the LOC119272442 gene encoding exopolygalacturonase-like encodes MAASHLLLLLLLLAPVADSAATRVFSVTDYGAAGDGSSYDTAAIQAAVNACGEAGGGRVLLPAPGDYLTATVHLRSRVVLEVAPGARLLGGTRQRDYPAERRRWYVVLAENTTGAGVTGGGEINGQGGTFVVRPSDQKNVMVSWNATGHCRGDECRPRLVGFVDSEDVTVHDITLNQPAYWCLHLVRCDHSVIRNVSIYGDFDTPNNDGIDIEGSNNTIITGCSIDTGDDAICPKSLTGPVHNLTVTNCRIRTKSSAIKFGSASSFNFERLLFDNITIVDSHRGLGMQIRDGGNVSNVVFSNIKMRTRYYHPSWWGRAEPIYITTCPRYPGSKEGTISDVFFINISSVSENGVFLAGSRHSLLRNLKFKNVDLTYRRWTNYTGGLYDYRPGCQELVKHKTGGMMLEQISGLEIDNVRMRWSRGELKGWDVNPLLFRPSTIDRLSFHDWQSLNVQ; translated from the exons ATGGCAGCAtcacatctcctcctcctcctgctgctgctggcCCCGGTCGCGGACTCCGCGGCCACCCGCGTCTTCTCCGTCACCGACTACGGCGCGGCCGGCGACGGGTCCAGTTACGACACGGCGGCCATCCAGGCCGCCGTCAACGCCTGCGGGGAGGCGGGGGGCGGCCGCGTGCTCCTCCCGGCGCCCGGGGACTACCTGACGGCGACCGTGCACCTCCGCTCGCGCGTGGTGCTCGAGGTGGCCCCCGGCGCGCGGCTGCTGGGCGGGACCAGGCAGCGCGACTACCCGGCCGAGCGGAGGCGGTGGTACGTCGTGCTGGCCGAGAACACCACCGGAGCGGGCGTCACCGGCGGCGGCGAGATCAACGGCCAGGGCGGCACCTTCGTGGTCAGGCCCAGCGACCAGAAGAACGTCATGGTGAGCTGGAACGCCACGGGGCACTGCCGGGGCGACGAGTGCCGCCCCCGGCTCGTCGGCTTCGTCGACTCCGAGGACGTCACGGTCCACGACATCACCCTGAACCAGCCGGCCTACTGGTG CCTGCATCTTGTGAGGTGTGATCACTCGGTGATACGCAACGTCTCCATATACGGGGATTTCGACACCCCTAACAACGACGGGATCGACATAGAGGGCTCAAACAACACGATCATCACCGGCTGCAGCATAGACACCGgagacgacgcgatctgccccaaGTCTCTCACGGGCCCTGTTCACAACTTGACTGTGACAAACTGCCGGATCCGCACCAAATCTAGTGCTATCAAATTTGGAAGTGCGAGCTCCTTCAACTTCGAGAGGCTGCTCTTTGACAACATAACCATAGTCGATTCGCATCGAGGACTTGGAATGCAGATCCGTGATGGAG GGAACGTCAGTAATGTGGTGTTTTCAAACATCAAAATGCGCACCAGGTACTACCATCCTTCATGGTGGGGGAGAGCTGAACCGATCTACATCaccacctgtccaaggtaccctggtTCCAAAGAAGGCACCATTTCAGATGTTTTCTTCATCAACATCTCATCGGTATCGGAAAATGGTGTTTTCCTGGCCGGGTCGAGGCACAGCCTGCTTCGCAACTTGAAGTTCAAGAACGTTGATTTGACCTACAGGAGATGGACAAACTACACCGGGGGCCTGTATGACTACAGGCCCGGATGCCAGGAGCTGGTAAAGCACAAGACTGGTGGTATGATGCTGGAGCAAATCTCCGGCTTGGAGATCGATAATGTCAGGATGAGATGGTCGAGAGGAGAGCTCAAAGGGTGGGATGTTAATCCACTCCTCTTCCGGCCATCAACTATTGACAGGCTGTCATTCCATGATTGGCAGTCGCTGAATGTTCAATAG